One Centroberyx gerrardi isolate f3 chromosome 6, fCenGer3.hap1.cur.20231027, whole genome shotgun sequence genomic region harbors:
- the dclk1b gene encoding serine/threonine-protein kinase DCLK1b isoform X7, translating to MELEHFDERDKAQRYTRRGSRGNGLPSPTHSAHCSLYRTRTLQALSSEKKAKKVRFYRNGDRYFKGIVYAISQERFRSIDALLVDLTRCLSDNVNLPQGVRTIYSVDGMTKITNMDQLVEGESYVCGSIEPYKKLDYTKNVNPNWAVGARTAAATARAPTSLGSGKAGPPETREGKDFIRPKLVTIVRSGVKPRKAVRILLNKKTAHSFEQVMTDITDAIKLDSGVVKRLYTLDGKMVSSLMDFFGEDDIFIACGPEKFRYQDDFLLDESECRVVKSTSYGRISSMQGRCSPRGGGVSRRSKSPSSTGSANGTAGSQLSTPRSGKSPSPSPTSPASLRRRRGSQHSGSSLSLASTKVCSSMDEGDGAGTELMDEYPSVPASIAERYKVGRTLGDGNFAVVRECVERSTGREYALKIINKGKCRGKEHMIQSEVSILRRVKHPNVVLLIEEMDTYSELYLVMELVKGGDLFDAITSSNKYTERDGSCMLFNLASAIKYLHSINIVHRDIKPENLLVYEHQDGSKSLKLGDFGLATVVNGPLYTVCGTPTYVAPEIIAETGYGLKVDIWAAGVITYILLCGFPPFRGSGEDQEVLFDQILMGQLDFPLPYWDNVSDTAKALITGMLQVEVDQRYTALQVLDHPWVNDEGVSENEHQLPVAGKIKKHFNTRPKLNSTAAGVSVITLDQDFSIQRSGSLDHYQHPGLYWIRTPHLIRRSRFSVEDATRM from the exons ATGGAGCTGGAGCACTTTGATGAGCGGGACAAGGCTCAGAGATACACCCGGAGGGGCTCCAGAGGGAACGGGCTCCCCAGTCCCACTCACAGCGCTCACTGTAGCCTGTACAGAACCAGGACGCTGCAAGCACTGAGCTCAGAGAAAAAGGCCAAGAAGGTTCGCTTCTACCGCAACGGGGACCGCTACTTCAAAGGGATTGTGTATGCCATTTCTCAGGAGAGGTTTAGGTCCATAGATGCCCTCCTGGTCGACCTCACAAGATGTCTGTCAGACAATGTCAACTTGCCCCAGGGGGTGCGGACCATATATTCTGTTGATGGGATGACGAAGATCACCAACATGGATCAGTTGGTGGAAG GAGAGAGCTATGTTTGTGGATCCATAGAGCCGTACAAGAAGCTGGACTACACAAAGAATGTAAATCCCAACTGGGCGGTTGGAGCGAGGACTGCGGCTGCGACGGCCCGCGCCCCTACGTCCCTTGGCAGTGGCAAGGCCGGACCCCCAGAAACTAGGGAGGGCAAGGACTTCATTAGACCCAAACTGGTGACCATTGTCCGCAGCGGAGTAAAGCCTCGCAAGGCCGTACGGATCTTGCTCAACAAGAAGACGGCCCACTCCTTTGAGCAGGTCATGACTGACATCACAGACGCCATCAAGCTGGACTCTGGAGTGGTGAAAAGGCTGTATACTCTGGATGGCAAGATG GTGTCATCCCTCATGGACTTTTTTGGGGAAGATGATATATTCATTGCGTGCGGCCCTGAGAAGTTCCGTTACCAGGACGACTTCTTGCTGGATGAAAGTG AGTGCAGGGTGGTGAAGTCCACTTCCTACGGCCGGATCTCCTCCATGCAGGGCCGCTGTTCCCCAAGAGGTGGGGGGGTTTCCCGCAGGAGCAAGTCTCCCTCATCCACTGGTTCag CTAATGGGACTGCAGGCAGTCAACTGTCCACCCCTCGATCTGGAAAGTCACCTAGCCCGTCTCCAACCAGTCCTGCCAGCCTCCGAAGACGTCGG GGATCTCAACACAGCGGCTCGTCCCTCTCTCTAGCTTCTACCAAGGTATGCAGCTCAATGGATGAAGGAGATGGGGCCGGCA CGGAGCTCATGGATGAATACCCGTCAGTTCCTGCCTCCATAGCAGAGAGGTACAAAGTGGGGAGGACATTAGGGGACGGAAACTTCGCTGTGGTCCGAGAGTGTGTGGAGAGATCTACTGGGAGAGAGTACGCTCTGAAGATCATCAACAAAGGCAAATGCAGGGGAAAG GAGCACATGATCCAGAGTGAAGTGTCGATCCTTCGGCGCGTGAAACATCCCAACGTCGTGCTACTGATCGAGGAAATGGACACCTACAGTGAGCTGTATCTAGTCATGGAGTTGGTTAAG GGTGGCGATCTCTTCGACGCCATCACCTCCTCcaacaaatacacagagaggGACGGCAGCTGTATGCTCTTCAATCTGGCGAGTGCCATCAAGTACCTGCACAGCATCAATATTGTCCACAGAGACATCAAGCCAGAAAACCTGTTG GTGTATGAGCACCAGGATGGCAGTAAATCTCTGAAGCTGGGGGACTTTGGCTTGGCTACTGTGGTCAACGGGCCCctctacactgtgtgtgggaccCCCACCTATGTAGCACCAGAGATCATTGCTGAGACGGG ATACGGCCTCAAGGTTGACATTTGGGCAGCTGGTGTCATCACTTACATACTGCTGTGTGGCTTCCCTCCTTTCCGTGG CAGTGGTGAAGATCAAGAGGTGCTCTTCGACCAGATTTTGATGGGCCAGCTTGATTTCCCCTTACCGTACTGGGACAATGTGTCTGACACTGCCAAG GCGCTCATCACTGGAATGCTGCAGGTAGAGGTGGATCAGAGGTACACAGCTCTGCAGGTGCTGGATCATCCCTGGGTCAAT GATGAAGGTGTGTCGGAGAACGAGCACCAGCTGCCTGTGGCTGGGAAGATCAAGAAGCACTTCAACACCAGGCCCAAGCTGAACAGCACCGCAGCAGGAGTATCAGTTATCACA CTGGACCAGGACTTTTCCATCCAGAGGTCAGGGTCTTTGGACCACTACCAGCATCCAGGATTGTACTGGATAAG
- the dclk1b gene encoding serine/threonine-protein kinase DCLK1b isoform X6, whose amino-acid sequence MELEHFDERDKAQRYTRRGSRGNGLPSPTHSAHCSLYRTRTLQALSSEKKAKKVRFYRNGDRYFKGIVYAISQERFRSIDALLVDLTRCLSDNVNLPQGVRTIYSVDGMTKITNMDQLVEGESYVCGSIEPYKKLDYTKNVNPNWAVGARTAAATARAPTSLGSGKAGPPETREGKDFIRPKLVTIVRSGVKPRKAVRILLNKKTAHSFEQVMTDITDAIKLDSGVVKRLYTLDGKMVSSLMDFFGEDDIFIACGPEKFRYQDDFLLDESECRVVKSTSYGRISSMQGRCSPRGGGVSRRSKSPSSTANGTAGSQLSTPRSGKSPSPSPTSPASLRRRRGSQHSGSSLSLASTKVCSSMDEGDGAGSEAELMDEYPSVPASIAERYKVGRTLGDGNFAVVRECVERSTGREYALKIINKGKCRGKEHMIQSEVSILRRVKHPNVVLLIEEMDTYSELYLVMELVKGGDLFDAITSSNKYTERDGSCMLFNLASAIKYLHSINIVHRDIKPENLLVYEHQDGSKSLKLGDFGLATVVNGPLYTVCGTPTYVAPEIIAETGYGLKVDIWAAGVITYILLCGFPPFRGSGEDQEVLFDQILMGQLDFPLPYWDNVSDTAKALITGMLQVEVDQRYTALQVLDHPWVNDEGVSENEHQLPVAGKIKKHFNTRPKLNSTAAGVSVITLDQDFSIQRSGSLDHYQHPGLYWIRTPHLIRRSRFSVEDATRM is encoded by the exons ATGGAGCTGGAGCACTTTGATGAGCGGGACAAGGCTCAGAGATACACCCGGAGGGGCTCCAGAGGGAACGGGCTCCCCAGTCCCACTCACAGCGCTCACTGTAGCCTGTACAGAACCAGGACGCTGCAAGCACTGAGCTCAGAGAAAAAGGCCAAGAAGGTTCGCTTCTACCGCAACGGGGACCGCTACTTCAAAGGGATTGTGTATGCCATTTCTCAGGAGAGGTTTAGGTCCATAGATGCCCTCCTGGTCGACCTCACAAGATGTCTGTCAGACAATGTCAACTTGCCCCAGGGGGTGCGGACCATATATTCTGTTGATGGGATGACGAAGATCACCAACATGGATCAGTTGGTGGAAG GAGAGAGCTATGTTTGTGGATCCATAGAGCCGTACAAGAAGCTGGACTACACAAAGAATGTAAATCCCAACTGGGCGGTTGGAGCGAGGACTGCGGCTGCGACGGCCCGCGCCCCTACGTCCCTTGGCAGTGGCAAGGCCGGACCCCCAGAAACTAGGGAGGGCAAGGACTTCATTAGACCCAAACTGGTGACCATTGTCCGCAGCGGAGTAAAGCCTCGCAAGGCCGTACGGATCTTGCTCAACAAGAAGACGGCCCACTCCTTTGAGCAGGTCATGACTGACATCACAGACGCCATCAAGCTGGACTCTGGAGTGGTGAAAAGGCTGTATACTCTGGATGGCAAGATG GTGTCATCCCTCATGGACTTTTTTGGGGAAGATGATATATTCATTGCGTGCGGCCCTGAGAAGTTCCGTTACCAGGACGACTTCTTGCTGGATGAAAGTG AGTGCAGGGTGGTGAAGTCCACTTCCTACGGCCGGATCTCCTCCATGCAGGGCCGCTGTTCCCCAAGAGGTGGGGGGGTTTCCCGCAGGAGCAAGTCTCCCTCATCCACTG CTAATGGGACTGCAGGCAGTCAACTGTCCACCCCTCGATCTGGAAAGTCACCTAGCCCGTCTCCAACCAGTCCTGCCAGCCTCCGAAGACGTCGG GGATCTCAACACAGCGGCTCGTCCCTCTCTCTAGCTTCTACCAAGGTATGCAGCTCAATGGATGAAGGAGATGGGGCCGGCAGTGAAG CGGAGCTCATGGATGAATACCCGTCAGTTCCTGCCTCCATAGCAGAGAGGTACAAAGTGGGGAGGACATTAGGGGACGGAAACTTCGCTGTGGTCCGAGAGTGTGTGGAGAGATCTACTGGGAGAGAGTACGCTCTGAAGATCATCAACAAAGGCAAATGCAGGGGAAAG GAGCACATGATCCAGAGTGAAGTGTCGATCCTTCGGCGCGTGAAACATCCCAACGTCGTGCTACTGATCGAGGAAATGGACACCTACAGTGAGCTGTATCTAGTCATGGAGTTGGTTAAG GGTGGCGATCTCTTCGACGCCATCACCTCCTCcaacaaatacacagagaggGACGGCAGCTGTATGCTCTTCAATCTGGCGAGTGCCATCAAGTACCTGCACAGCATCAATATTGTCCACAGAGACATCAAGCCAGAAAACCTGTTG GTGTATGAGCACCAGGATGGCAGTAAATCTCTGAAGCTGGGGGACTTTGGCTTGGCTACTGTGGTCAACGGGCCCctctacactgtgtgtgggaccCCCACCTATGTAGCACCAGAGATCATTGCTGAGACGGG ATACGGCCTCAAGGTTGACATTTGGGCAGCTGGTGTCATCACTTACATACTGCTGTGTGGCTTCCCTCCTTTCCGTGG CAGTGGTGAAGATCAAGAGGTGCTCTTCGACCAGATTTTGATGGGCCAGCTTGATTTCCCCTTACCGTACTGGGACAATGTGTCTGACACTGCCAAG GCGCTCATCACTGGAATGCTGCAGGTAGAGGTGGATCAGAGGTACACAGCTCTGCAGGTGCTGGATCATCCCTGGGTCAAT GATGAAGGTGTGTCGGAGAACGAGCACCAGCTGCCTGTGGCTGGGAAGATCAAGAAGCACTTCAACACCAGGCCCAAGCTGAACAGCACCGCAGCAGGAGTATCAGTTATCACA CTGGACCAGGACTTTTCCATCCAGAGGTCAGGGTCTTTGGACCACTACCAGCATCCAGGATTGTACTGGATAAG
- the dclk1b gene encoding serine/threonine-protein kinase DCLK1b isoform X8 → MELEHFDERDKAQRYTRRGSRGNGLPSPTHSAHCSLYRTRTLQALSSEKKAKKVRFYRNGDRYFKGIVYAISQERFRSIDALLVDLTRCLSDNVNLPQGVRTIYSVDGMTKITNMDQLVEGESYVCGSIEPYKKLDYTKNVNPNWAVGARTAAATARAPTSLGSGKAGPPETREGKDFIRPKLVTIVRSGVKPRKAVRILLNKKTAHSFEQVMTDITDAIKLDSGVVKRLYTLDGKMVSSLMDFFGEDDIFIACGPEKFRYQDDFLLDESECRVVKSTSYGRISSMQGRCSPRGGGVSRRSKSPSSTANGTAGSQLSTPRSGKSPSPSPTSPASLRRRRVRNGSSLSLASTKVCSSMDEGDGAGSEAELMDEYPSVPASIAERYKVGRTLGDGNFAVVRECVERSTGREYALKIINKGKCRGKEHMIQSEVSILRRVKHPNVVLLIEEMDTYSELYLVMELVKGGDLFDAITSSNKYTERDGSCMLFNLASAIKYLHSINIVHRDIKPENLLVYEHQDGSKSLKLGDFGLATVVNGPLYTVCGTPTYVAPEIIAETGYGLKVDIWAAGVITYILLCGFPPFRGSGEDQEVLFDQILMGQLDFPLPYWDNVSDTAKALITGMLQVEVDQRYTALQVLDHPWVNDEGVSENEHQLPVAGKIKKHFNTRPKLNSTAAGVSVITLDQDFSIQRSGSLDHYQHPGLYWIRTPHLIRRSRFSVEDATRM, encoded by the exons ATGGAGCTGGAGCACTTTGATGAGCGGGACAAGGCTCAGAGATACACCCGGAGGGGCTCCAGAGGGAACGGGCTCCCCAGTCCCACTCACAGCGCTCACTGTAGCCTGTACAGAACCAGGACGCTGCAAGCACTGAGCTCAGAGAAAAAGGCCAAGAAGGTTCGCTTCTACCGCAACGGGGACCGCTACTTCAAAGGGATTGTGTATGCCATTTCTCAGGAGAGGTTTAGGTCCATAGATGCCCTCCTGGTCGACCTCACAAGATGTCTGTCAGACAATGTCAACTTGCCCCAGGGGGTGCGGACCATATATTCTGTTGATGGGATGACGAAGATCACCAACATGGATCAGTTGGTGGAAG GAGAGAGCTATGTTTGTGGATCCATAGAGCCGTACAAGAAGCTGGACTACACAAAGAATGTAAATCCCAACTGGGCGGTTGGAGCGAGGACTGCGGCTGCGACGGCCCGCGCCCCTACGTCCCTTGGCAGTGGCAAGGCCGGACCCCCAGAAACTAGGGAGGGCAAGGACTTCATTAGACCCAAACTGGTGACCATTGTCCGCAGCGGAGTAAAGCCTCGCAAGGCCGTACGGATCTTGCTCAACAAGAAGACGGCCCACTCCTTTGAGCAGGTCATGACTGACATCACAGACGCCATCAAGCTGGACTCTGGAGTGGTGAAAAGGCTGTATACTCTGGATGGCAAGATG GTGTCATCCCTCATGGACTTTTTTGGGGAAGATGATATATTCATTGCGTGCGGCCCTGAGAAGTTCCGTTACCAGGACGACTTCTTGCTGGATGAAAGTG AGTGCAGGGTGGTGAAGTCCACTTCCTACGGCCGGATCTCCTCCATGCAGGGCCGCTGTTCCCCAAGAGGTGGGGGGGTTTCCCGCAGGAGCAAGTCTCCCTCATCCACTG CTAATGGGACTGCAGGCAGTCAACTGTCCACCCCTCGATCTGGAAAGTCACCTAGCCCGTCTCCAACCAGTCCTGCCAGCCTCCGAAGACGTCGGGTAAGGAA CGGCTCGTCCCTCTCTCTAGCTTCTACCAAGGTATGCAGCTCAATGGATGAAGGAGATGGGGCCGGCAGTGAAG CGGAGCTCATGGATGAATACCCGTCAGTTCCTGCCTCCATAGCAGAGAGGTACAAAGTGGGGAGGACATTAGGGGACGGAAACTTCGCTGTGGTCCGAGAGTGTGTGGAGAGATCTACTGGGAGAGAGTACGCTCTGAAGATCATCAACAAAGGCAAATGCAGGGGAAAG GAGCACATGATCCAGAGTGAAGTGTCGATCCTTCGGCGCGTGAAACATCCCAACGTCGTGCTACTGATCGAGGAAATGGACACCTACAGTGAGCTGTATCTAGTCATGGAGTTGGTTAAG GGTGGCGATCTCTTCGACGCCATCACCTCCTCcaacaaatacacagagaggGACGGCAGCTGTATGCTCTTCAATCTGGCGAGTGCCATCAAGTACCTGCACAGCATCAATATTGTCCACAGAGACATCAAGCCAGAAAACCTGTTG GTGTATGAGCACCAGGATGGCAGTAAATCTCTGAAGCTGGGGGACTTTGGCTTGGCTACTGTGGTCAACGGGCCCctctacactgtgtgtgggaccCCCACCTATGTAGCACCAGAGATCATTGCTGAGACGGG ATACGGCCTCAAGGTTGACATTTGGGCAGCTGGTGTCATCACTTACATACTGCTGTGTGGCTTCCCTCCTTTCCGTGG CAGTGGTGAAGATCAAGAGGTGCTCTTCGACCAGATTTTGATGGGCCAGCTTGATTTCCCCTTACCGTACTGGGACAATGTGTCTGACACTGCCAAG GCGCTCATCACTGGAATGCTGCAGGTAGAGGTGGATCAGAGGTACACAGCTCTGCAGGTGCTGGATCATCCCTGGGTCAAT GATGAAGGTGTGTCGGAGAACGAGCACCAGCTGCCTGTGGCTGGGAAGATCAAGAAGCACTTCAACACCAGGCCCAAGCTGAACAGCACCGCAGCAGGAGTATCAGTTATCACA CTGGACCAGGACTTTTCCATCCAGAGGTCAGGGTCTTTGGACCACTACCAGCATCCAGGATTGTACTGGATAAG
- the dclk1b gene encoding serine/threonine-protein kinase DCLK1b isoform X4: MELEHFDERDKAQRYTRRGSRGNGLPSPTHSAHCSLYRTRTLQALSSEKKAKKVRFYRNGDRYFKGIVYAISQERFRSIDALLVDLTRCLSDNVNLPQGVRTIYSVDGMTKITNMDQLVEGESYVCGSIEPYKKLDYTKNVNPNWAVGARTAAATARAPTSLGSGKAGPPETREGKDFIRPKLVTIVRSGVKPRKAVRILLNKKTAHSFEQVMTDITDAIKLDSGVVKRLYTLDGKMVSSLMDFFGEDDIFIACGPEKFRYQDDFLLDESECRVVKSTSYGRISSMQGRCSPRGGGVSRRSKSPSSTANGTAGSQLSTPRSGKSPSPSPTSPASLRRRRGSQHSGSSLSLASTKVCSSMDEGDGAGSEAELMDEYPSVPASIAERYKVGRTLGDGNFAVVRECVERSTGREYALKIINKGKCRGKEHMIQSEVSILRRVKHPNVVLLIEEMDTYSELYLVMELVKGGDLFDAITSSNKYTERDGSCMLFNLASAIKYLHSINIVHRDIKPENLLVYEHQDGSKSLKLGDFGLATVVNGPLYTVCGTPTYVAPEIIAETGYGLKVDIWAAGVITYILLCGFPPFRGSGEDQEVLFDQILMGQLDFPLPYWDNVSDTAKALITGMLQVEVDQRYTALQVLDHPWVNDEGVSENEHQLPVAGKIKKHFNTRPKLNSTAAGVSVITNTPLDKEKQVFRRRRHQDVRSSPRAPQSLGASAAHRANPGLSPAEFTSESEDYSPGSADTVRSPTSPF; the protein is encoded by the exons ATGGAGCTGGAGCACTTTGATGAGCGGGACAAGGCTCAGAGATACACCCGGAGGGGCTCCAGAGGGAACGGGCTCCCCAGTCCCACTCACAGCGCTCACTGTAGCCTGTACAGAACCAGGACGCTGCAAGCACTGAGCTCAGAGAAAAAGGCCAAGAAGGTTCGCTTCTACCGCAACGGGGACCGCTACTTCAAAGGGATTGTGTATGCCATTTCTCAGGAGAGGTTTAGGTCCATAGATGCCCTCCTGGTCGACCTCACAAGATGTCTGTCAGACAATGTCAACTTGCCCCAGGGGGTGCGGACCATATATTCTGTTGATGGGATGACGAAGATCACCAACATGGATCAGTTGGTGGAAG GAGAGAGCTATGTTTGTGGATCCATAGAGCCGTACAAGAAGCTGGACTACACAAAGAATGTAAATCCCAACTGGGCGGTTGGAGCGAGGACTGCGGCTGCGACGGCCCGCGCCCCTACGTCCCTTGGCAGTGGCAAGGCCGGACCCCCAGAAACTAGGGAGGGCAAGGACTTCATTAGACCCAAACTGGTGACCATTGTCCGCAGCGGAGTAAAGCCTCGCAAGGCCGTACGGATCTTGCTCAACAAGAAGACGGCCCACTCCTTTGAGCAGGTCATGACTGACATCACAGACGCCATCAAGCTGGACTCTGGAGTGGTGAAAAGGCTGTATACTCTGGATGGCAAGATG GTGTCATCCCTCATGGACTTTTTTGGGGAAGATGATATATTCATTGCGTGCGGCCCTGAGAAGTTCCGTTACCAGGACGACTTCTTGCTGGATGAAAGTG AGTGCAGGGTGGTGAAGTCCACTTCCTACGGCCGGATCTCCTCCATGCAGGGCCGCTGTTCCCCAAGAGGTGGGGGGGTTTCCCGCAGGAGCAAGTCTCCCTCATCCACTG CTAATGGGACTGCAGGCAGTCAACTGTCCACCCCTCGATCTGGAAAGTCACCTAGCCCGTCTCCAACCAGTCCTGCCAGCCTCCGAAGACGTCGG GGATCTCAACACAGCGGCTCGTCCCTCTCTCTAGCTTCTACCAAGGTATGCAGCTCAATGGATGAAGGAGATGGGGCCGGCAGTGAAG CGGAGCTCATGGATGAATACCCGTCAGTTCCTGCCTCCATAGCAGAGAGGTACAAAGTGGGGAGGACATTAGGGGACGGAAACTTCGCTGTGGTCCGAGAGTGTGTGGAGAGATCTACTGGGAGAGAGTACGCTCTGAAGATCATCAACAAAGGCAAATGCAGGGGAAAG GAGCACATGATCCAGAGTGAAGTGTCGATCCTTCGGCGCGTGAAACATCCCAACGTCGTGCTACTGATCGAGGAAATGGACACCTACAGTGAGCTGTATCTAGTCATGGAGTTGGTTAAG GGTGGCGATCTCTTCGACGCCATCACCTCCTCcaacaaatacacagagaggGACGGCAGCTGTATGCTCTTCAATCTGGCGAGTGCCATCAAGTACCTGCACAGCATCAATATTGTCCACAGAGACATCAAGCCAGAAAACCTGTTG GTGTATGAGCACCAGGATGGCAGTAAATCTCTGAAGCTGGGGGACTTTGGCTTGGCTACTGTGGTCAACGGGCCCctctacactgtgtgtgggaccCCCACCTATGTAGCACCAGAGATCATTGCTGAGACGGG ATACGGCCTCAAGGTTGACATTTGGGCAGCTGGTGTCATCACTTACATACTGCTGTGTGGCTTCCCTCCTTTCCGTGG CAGTGGTGAAGATCAAGAGGTGCTCTTCGACCAGATTTTGATGGGCCAGCTTGATTTCCCCTTACCGTACTGGGACAATGTGTCTGACACTGCCAAG GCGCTCATCACTGGAATGCTGCAGGTAGAGGTGGATCAGAGGTACACAGCTCTGCAGGTGCTGGATCATCCCTGGGTCAAT GATGAAGGTGTGTCGGAGAACGAGCACCAGCTGCCTGTGGCTGGGAAGATCAAGAAGCACTTCAACACCAGGCCCAAGCTGAACAGCACCGCAGCAGGAGTATCAGTTATCACA
- the dclk1b gene encoding serine/threonine-protein kinase DCLK1b isoform X5, translated as MELEHFDERDKAQRYTRRGSRGNGLPSPTHSAHCSLYRTRTLQALSSEKKAKKVRFYRNGDRYFKGIVYAISQERFRSIDALLVDLTRCLSDNVNLPQGVRTIYSVDGMTKITNMDQLVEGESYVCGSIEPYKKLDYTKNVNPNWAVGARTAAATARAPTSLGSGKAGPPETREGKDFIRPKLVTIVRSGVKPRKAVRILLNKKTAHSFEQVMTDITDAIKLDSGVVKRLYTLDGKMVSSLMDFFGEDDIFIACGPEKFRYQDDFLLDESECRVVKSTSYGRISSMQGRCSPRGGGVSRRSKSPSSTGSANGTAGSQLSTPRSGKSPSPSPTSPASLRRRRGSQHSGSSLSLASTKVCSSMDEGDGAGTELMDEYPSVPASIAERYKVGRTLGDGNFAVVRECVERSTGREYALKIINKGKCRGKEHMIQSEVSILRRVKHPNVVLLIEEMDTYSELYLVMELVKGGDLFDAITSSNKYTERDGSCMLFNLASAIKYLHSINIVHRDIKPENLLVYEHQDGSKSLKLGDFGLATVVNGPLYTVCGTPTYVAPEIIAETGYGLKVDIWAAGVITYILLCGFPPFRGSGEDQEVLFDQILMGQLDFPLPYWDNVSDTAKALITGMLQVEVDQRYTALQVLDHPWVNDEGVSENEHQLPVAGKIKKHFNTRPKLNSTAAGVSVITNTPLDKEKQVFRRRRHQDVRSSPRAPQSLGASAAHRANPGLSPAEFTSESEDYSPGSADTVRSPTSPF; from the exons ATGGAGCTGGAGCACTTTGATGAGCGGGACAAGGCTCAGAGATACACCCGGAGGGGCTCCAGAGGGAACGGGCTCCCCAGTCCCACTCACAGCGCTCACTGTAGCCTGTACAGAACCAGGACGCTGCAAGCACTGAGCTCAGAGAAAAAGGCCAAGAAGGTTCGCTTCTACCGCAACGGGGACCGCTACTTCAAAGGGATTGTGTATGCCATTTCTCAGGAGAGGTTTAGGTCCATAGATGCCCTCCTGGTCGACCTCACAAGATGTCTGTCAGACAATGTCAACTTGCCCCAGGGGGTGCGGACCATATATTCTGTTGATGGGATGACGAAGATCACCAACATGGATCAGTTGGTGGAAG GAGAGAGCTATGTTTGTGGATCCATAGAGCCGTACAAGAAGCTGGACTACACAAAGAATGTAAATCCCAACTGGGCGGTTGGAGCGAGGACTGCGGCTGCGACGGCCCGCGCCCCTACGTCCCTTGGCAGTGGCAAGGCCGGACCCCCAGAAACTAGGGAGGGCAAGGACTTCATTAGACCCAAACTGGTGACCATTGTCCGCAGCGGAGTAAAGCCTCGCAAGGCCGTACGGATCTTGCTCAACAAGAAGACGGCCCACTCCTTTGAGCAGGTCATGACTGACATCACAGACGCCATCAAGCTGGACTCTGGAGTGGTGAAAAGGCTGTATACTCTGGATGGCAAGATG GTGTCATCCCTCATGGACTTTTTTGGGGAAGATGATATATTCATTGCGTGCGGCCCTGAGAAGTTCCGTTACCAGGACGACTTCTTGCTGGATGAAAGTG AGTGCAGGGTGGTGAAGTCCACTTCCTACGGCCGGATCTCCTCCATGCAGGGCCGCTGTTCCCCAAGAGGTGGGGGGGTTTCCCGCAGGAGCAAGTCTCCCTCATCCACTGGTTCag CTAATGGGACTGCAGGCAGTCAACTGTCCACCCCTCGATCTGGAAAGTCACCTAGCCCGTCTCCAACCAGTCCTGCCAGCCTCCGAAGACGTCGG GGATCTCAACACAGCGGCTCGTCCCTCTCTCTAGCTTCTACCAAGGTATGCAGCTCAATGGATGAAGGAGATGGGGCCGGCA CGGAGCTCATGGATGAATACCCGTCAGTTCCTGCCTCCATAGCAGAGAGGTACAAAGTGGGGAGGACATTAGGGGACGGAAACTTCGCTGTGGTCCGAGAGTGTGTGGAGAGATCTACTGGGAGAGAGTACGCTCTGAAGATCATCAACAAAGGCAAATGCAGGGGAAAG GAGCACATGATCCAGAGTGAAGTGTCGATCCTTCGGCGCGTGAAACATCCCAACGTCGTGCTACTGATCGAGGAAATGGACACCTACAGTGAGCTGTATCTAGTCATGGAGTTGGTTAAG GGTGGCGATCTCTTCGACGCCATCACCTCCTCcaacaaatacacagagaggGACGGCAGCTGTATGCTCTTCAATCTGGCGAGTGCCATCAAGTACCTGCACAGCATCAATATTGTCCACAGAGACATCAAGCCAGAAAACCTGTTG GTGTATGAGCACCAGGATGGCAGTAAATCTCTGAAGCTGGGGGACTTTGGCTTGGCTACTGTGGTCAACGGGCCCctctacactgtgtgtgggaccCCCACCTATGTAGCACCAGAGATCATTGCTGAGACGGG ATACGGCCTCAAGGTTGACATTTGGGCAGCTGGTGTCATCACTTACATACTGCTGTGTGGCTTCCCTCCTTTCCGTGG CAGTGGTGAAGATCAAGAGGTGCTCTTCGACCAGATTTTGATGGGCCAGCTTGATTTCCCCTTACCGTACTGGGACAATGTGTCTGACACTGCCAAG GCGCTCATCACTGGAATGCTGCAGGTAGAGGTGGATCAGAGGTACACAGCTCTGCAGGTGCTGGATCATCCCTGGGTCAAT GATGAAGGTGTGTCGGAGAACGAGCACCAGCTGCCTGTGGCTGGGAAGATCAAGAAGCACTTCAACACCAGGCCCAAGCTGAACAGCACCGCAGCAGGAGTATCAGTTATCACA